The following proteins come from a genomic window of Bactrocera tryoni isolate S06 chromosome 1, CSIRO_BtryS06_freeze2, whole genome shotgun sequence:
- the LOC120770502 gene encoding transcription initiation factor TFIID subunit 1 isoform X3 — MSSDSDDDGSTGRGGGGSADSNAGGGFGMDLTGILFGNIDSEGKLMDDDAGNAFDPEFREHISSLSKLGLNSMLNEVIDTEKDEMDDVDTPKHPMSDFDALKAGFTNNDGNEADNEDDGEIVKDESAIDYSDITELSEDCPRTPPSNEQSVLEDLEDAIPASKVEASSITKDDKELMPPPLAPIRNISSSNNVDSVPKTNGPDSVNGDTKLDKPTERKLDTPLADMLPSKYANVDVRELFPDFRPDKVLRFSRLFGPGKPSSLPQIWRSVKKRRRRRKHSRDQKNPNTGSDSTSDSEEPKKKGFGLHYGPDPMPYQCVSDDEDKLLSITNNEDVKPEGPESGDNSDSKPKIADWRYGPAQIWYDMLEVPDSGEGFNYGFKTKPSGTPQKGVATDTQALVSVEEDVEIKGDPIADDAFLMVSQLHWEDEVVWDGNDIKAKVMQKLNSKTIAAGWLPSSGSRTAGAFSQPGKTMPVSGNTGSGKAQGGSSSSKKANQILQSKAPEAVDDTWYSIFPVENEELIYGKWEDEIIWDAEQMTKLPKPKVLTLDPNDENIILGIPDDIDPSKISKNTGPPPKIKIPHPHVKKSKILLGKAGVINVLAEDTPPPPPKSPDRDPFNISNDSYYQPKTEPTLRLKVGGGNLIQHSTPVVELRSPFIPTYMGPMKLRSFHRPPLKRFSHGPLASPGPHAVLPLLKYIAKKAKQREVERIASGGGDVFFMRNPEDLSGKDGDIILCEFCEEHPPLMNQVGMCSKIKNYYKRKAAKDNGPQDFKYGEVAFAHTSPFLGIIHPGQCIQALENNMYRAPIYPHNINPTEFLVIRNRSNYWIRAINALFTVGQECPIYEVPGPNSKRANNFTRDFLQVFIYRLFWKSRDNPRRIRMDDIKRAFPAHSESSIRKRLKQCADFKRTGMDSNWWVIKPEFRLPSEEEIRAMVSPEQCCAFFSMIAAEQRLKDAGYGEKFLFAPQEDDDEEAQLKLDDEVKVAPWNTTRAYIQAMRGKCLLQLTGPADPTGCGEGFSYVRVPNKPTQTKEEQESQPKRTVTGTDADLRRLPLQRAKELLRKFKVPEEEIRKLSRWEVIDVVRTLSTEKAKAGEQGMDKFSRGNRFSIAEHQERYKEECQRIFDLQNRVLASSEVLSTDEDESSASEESDLEELGKNLENMLSNKKTSTQLSLEREEQEREELLKKIMEDQEGGKGAKSKDGKEDNSQQPVSNPNQGRILKITRTFKDSEGKEYTRVEIVRRQPVIDAYMKIRTTKDEQFIKQFATLDEQQKEEMKREKRRIQEQLRRIKRNQERERLALLAQNQKLQPGGMPTSLGDPKSSGGSSHKERDTPHKEVSPSRKKFKLKPDLKLKCGACGQVGHMRTNKACPLYTGLQGPLNSSNVSINEEQEEEVEKELNCEDDDLVNVDGTKVTLSSKVLKRHEDVRRRTLLLKVPKEAVGKKKRRMAGDLHCDYLQRHNKTANRRRTDPVVVLSSILEEILNELRSMPDVTPFLFPVNAKLVPDYYRIVTKPMDLQTMRDYIRQRRYHNREEFLADLNQIVENSTLYNGARSSFTVAAQRMLQSCFELLAEKEDKLMRLEKAINPLLDDNDQVALSFIFEQLHGKIKLMQESWPFLKPVNKKQVRDYYTIIKRPMDLETIGKNVEAHRYHSRAEFLADIELIAANCEQYNGSESRFTKNAKDLLHFARTQLEEFSDHCGQLEQNISKVQERARADAELDDTWGGDDQDYDFPHRTSRSSTPENDFIDVEGNERPSTSSAALNSSGSSFSRSFAGGITIPATTPGGGSDMAPPPSDVKRGRGRPRKQRDTVEEGYSLNDLQCSTDDEEFQEVSEDENNAASILDQGERIQPNDSGMDTVGAMGLDQIDVSHIKTEMKIEPPQLANEEEGAEQQCEDDSQQAAEAMVQLSGVGFYTQQQQDDSMDLDPNYDPSDFLNFGNRPAHNNASDDMQSTQNHMQYSKEDDEAQAHFQMDANMSDGAMPAEMSSMPQMPLIMPSNDNVGIDEDLAISESDEEDGGGDDNVADVSMKREVFNDSGEMANDGIGANLQNSMNEPQANEGQMNMETAKPEHHQDDNDDDDWLHF, encoded by the exons GTTGGGCCTAAACTCAATGTTAAACGAAGTAATAGATACTGAAAAAGATGAAATGGATGACGTAGATACTCCTAAACATCCAATGAGTGATTTTGATGCCTTAAAAGCTGGATTTACGAATAACGATGGCAATGAAGCTGATAATGAAGACGATGGTGAAATTGTCAAAGATGAGAGTGCAATAGATTACTCAGATATAACAGAACTATCAGAAGATTGCCCGCGCACTCCTCCTTCGAATGAACAAAGCGTACTTGAAGATCTTGAGGACGCAATACCGGCCTCAAAAGTTGAGGCTTCaa GTATAACCAAAGACGATAAGGAACTAATGCCTCCACCGCTTGCACCTATACGCAATATATCAAGCAGCAATAATGTTGACAGTGTACCTAAAACGAATGGACCGGACAGTGTAAATGGCGATACAAAATTAGATAAAC cgACAGAACGCAAGTTGGACACACCCTTAGCAGATATGCTGCCATCTAAATACGCAAATGTAGATGTGAGAGAATTATTTCCAGACTTCCGTCCCGATAAAGTTCTGCGTTTTTCACGCCTTTTTGGACCGGGGAAACCTTCAAGCTTGCCACAGATTTGGCGTAGTGTGAAGAAAAGAAGGCGACGACGTAAGCACTCGCGTGATCAAAAG AATCCGAATACTGGTTCCGATTCCACCAGCGATTCAGAAGAACCAAAGAAAAAAGGGTTCGGATTGCACTACGGTCCCGATCCAATGCCATATCAATGCGTTTCCGATGACGAAGATAAATTATTGAGCATTACAAATAATGAAGATGTCAAACCCGAGGGCCCGGAAAGCGGCGATAATAGTGATAGTAAACCCAAAATTGCCGACTGGCGTTACGGACCGGCGCAAATTTGGTATGATATGCTAGAAGTGCCGGATTCTGGGGAAGGTTTCAATTACGGCTTTAAAACAAAACCCTCCGGCACGCCACAAAAAGGTGTTGCAACAGACACACAGGCCTTAGTGTCAGTGGAAGAAGATGTAGAAATCAAAGGTGACCCCATAGCCGACGATGCATTTTTAATGGTTTCGCAACTGCATTGGGAAGATGAGGTTGTGTGGGATGGCAACGATATTAAAGCGAAAGTAATGCAGAAATTGAATTCTAAAACAATCGCAGCAGGCTGGTTGCCATCAAGTGGCTCTCGCACAGCCGGCGCGTTTAGCCAACCTGGCAAAACAATGCCCGTATCGGGAAACACCGGAAGTGGCAAAGCGCAAGGTGGCTCGTCTTCCAGCAAGAAGGCTAATCAGAT cCTACAAAGTAAAGCACCCGAAGCAGTGGACGACACCTGGTACAGCATCTTTCCGGTTGAGAATGAGGAATTGATTTACGGCAAATGGGAGGATGAAATCATCTGGGATGCCGAACAGATGACCAAATTACCAAAACCGAAAGTGCTCACGCTTGATCCGAATGATGAGAATATTATACTCGGTATACCGGATGACATTGATCCATcgaaaattagcaaaaatacaGGACCACCACCGAAAATCAAAATACCACATCCACATGTTAAGAAATCAAAGATTTTGTTAGGCAAAGCAGGTGTTATCAATGTGTTGGCCGAGGAcacgccaccgccaccgcccAAGAGTCCAGATCGTGACCCCTTCAATATTTCAAACGATTC TTACTATCAGCCTAAGACGGAGCCAACATTACGACTTAAAGTGGGCGGCGGCAATTTAATACAGCATTCCACGCCAGTAGTTGAGCTACGCTCGCCTTTTATACCG ACATACATGGGTCCTATGAAACTGCGTTCATTCCATCGTCCACCATTGAAACGTTTCTCGCATGGTCCCTTAGCATCACCCGGTCCACATGCTGTACTACCACTACTTAAGTATATAGCCAAGAAGGCCAAACAACGTGAGGTGGAGCGCATTGCGTCCGGTGGTGGCGACGTGTTCTTCATGCGTAATCCTGAAGATTTAAGCGGCAAAGATGGCGATATAATATTATGCGAATTTTGTGAGGAACATCCACCTTTGATGAATCAA gtcGGCATGTGTTCCAAGATCAAAAATTACTACAAACGCAAGGCGGCAAAGGATAACGGTCCGCAAGACTTTAAATATGGCGAAGTGGCCTTTGCGCATACCAGTCCCTTCTTGGGCATAATACATCCCGGCCAGTGCATACAAGCGCTGGAGAATAATATGTATCGTGCGCCGATCTATCCGCACAATATCAATCCGACGGAATTTCTTGTCATCCGTAATCGCAGCAACTATTGGATACGCGCTATAAATGCGCTGTTCACAGTGGGTCAAGAGTGTCCGATTTACGAAGTGCCGGGTCCGAATTCAAAACGCGCCAATAATTTCACAAGAGACTTCCTGCAG GTGTTCATTTACCGCCTGTTCTGGAAGAGCCGCGACAATCCGCGTCGCATACGTATGGACGATATAAAGCGTGCATTTCCGGCGCACTCGGAGAGCAGCATACGTAAGCGTTTGAAACAGTGTGCGGATTTCAAACGTACTGGCATGGACTCGAACTGGTGGGTTATCAAGCCGGAATTTCGTTTGCCGTCTGAGGAGGAAATACGTGCAATGGTCTCGCCGGAGCAATGCTGCGCGTTCTTTAGCATGATAGCAGCCGAGCAGCGTTTGAAGGATGCTGGTTATGGTGAGAAGTTTTTATTCGCGCCACAAGAGGATGACGATGAGGAGGCGCAATTGAAGTTGGACGATGAAGTAAAAGTGGCACCGTGGAATACCACGCG CGCTTACATACAAGCGATGCGAGGCAAGTGTCTACTGCAGCTGACTGGACCGGCCGATCCCACCGGTTGTGGTGAAGGTTTTTCTTATGTACGCGTGCCTAATAAGCCCACG CAAACTAAAGAAGAGCAGGAGTCACAGCCGAAGCGTACTGTCACAGGCACTGACGCCGATTTGCGTCGTCTGCCGCTGCAGCGTGCCAAAGAGTTGCTGCGTAAATTCAAAGTGCCTGAAGAGGAGATACGAAAATTGTCGCGTTGGGAGGTAATCGATGTGGTGCGCACACTTTCAACCGAGAAGGCCAAAGCCGGCGAACAGGGTATGGACAAATTTTCGCGTGGTAATCGGTTTTCCATTGCCGAGCATCAGGAGCGTTACAAAGAGGAGTGTCAGCGCATTTTCGATCTACAAAACCGTGTGTTGGCTAGTTCAGAGGTACTTTCCACGGATGAAGATGAGTCTTCAGCCTCAGAAGAGTCTGATCTTGAAGAGCTgggaaaaaatttggaaaatatgctGTCAAATAAGAAGACATCCACACAACTGTCGCTCGAACGCGAAGAGCAAGAGCGTGAAGAGTTATTGAAAAAGATTATGGAAGATCAAGAGGGAGGAAAGGGTGCCAAATCGAAAGACGGCAAAGAGGACAACTCACAGCAGCCGGTGTCGAATCCAAATCAGGGACGTATACTTAAAATAACACGCACCTTCAAGGATAGCGAGGGCAAGGAATACACGCGTGTGGAGATTGTACGCCGCCAGCCAGTCATCGATGCCTACATGAAGATACGCACCACGAAAGATGAGCAATTCATCAAACAATTCGCCACATTGGACGAGCAGCAGAAGGAGGAAATGAAACGTGAGAAACGACGCATACAGGAGCAACTGCGACGCATTAAACGTAATCAAGAACGCGAGCGACTTGCGTTGTTGGCGCAGAATCAAAAGTTGCAGCCAGGTGGCATGCCCACCTCGCTGGGTGATCCCAAGTCATCTGGTGGCTCATCGCATAAAGAACGCGACACGCCACACAAGGAAGTCAGTCCCTCGCGCAAGAAGTTCAAGTTAAAGCCGGACTTAAAGCTCAAGTGTGGTGCATGTGGACAG GTTGGCCACATGCGCACAAATAAAGCCTGTCCGCTCTACACCGGCCTGCAAGGTCCTTTGAACTCATCTAATGTGAGTATCAATGAAGAGCAGGAGGAGGAAGTGGAGAAGGAACTCAACTGCGAGGACGATGATCTGGTGAATGTAGATGGCACCAAGGTGACATTGAGTAGTAAGGTACTGAAGCGCCACGAAGATGTGCGGCGTCGCACTTTGTTGTTGAAGGTGCCCAAAGAAGCGGTGGGCAAGAAGAAGCGACGCATGGCCGGTGACTTGCATTGCGATTATCTGCAACGTCACAATAAAACAGCAAATCGCCGGCGTACGGATCCGGTGGTGGTTTTGTCTTCCATACTCGAGGAAATACTCAATGAGTTGCGTTCAATGCCGGATGTGACACCGTTTCTCTTTCCAGTTAACGCCAAG cTTGTGCCCGACTATTATCGCATTGTCACTAAACCGATGGATCTACAAACCATGCGCGACTACATACGTCAACGTCGCTATCATAATCGCGAAGAGTTCTTAGCCGATCTTAatcaaattgttgaaaattcaaCTCTATACAATGGAGCACGCAGCTCCTTCACCGTTGCTGCACAACGCATGCTTCAGAGTTGTTTCGAATTATTGGCCGAGAAAGAAGACAAGCTAATGCGTTTGGAGAAGGCTATTAATCCACTGCTGGATGATAACGATCAGGTAGCGCTGTCATTCATTTTCGAACAATTACATggcaagatcaaattgatgcaagAAAGCTGGCCCTTCTTGAAGCCTGTCAATAAGAAGCAAGTGCGCGATTATTATACGATCATCAAGCGTCCCATGGATCTGGAAACTATTGGCAAAAATGTGGAGG CGCATCGCTATCACTCACGCGCCGAGTTCTTAGCGGACATTGAGCTAATTGCGGCCAACTGTGAACAGTACAATGGTAGCGAATCGCGCTTTACCAAGAATGCCAAAGATTTGTTGCATTTCGCGCGCACACAACTGGAGGAG TTCTCCGACCATTGTGGTCAACTCGAGCAAAACATCAGCAAAGTGCAAGAGCGTGCACGTGCCGACGCCGAACTGGATGATACATGGGGCGGCGATGATCAAGACTATGATTTCCCACACCGTACGAGTCGTTCGAGTACACCGGAAAATGATTTCATCGATGTCGAAGGTAACGAGCGTCCTTCAACATCATCGGCAGCATTAAACTCTTCTGGCTCATCGTTTAGCCGCAGTTTTGCTGGTGGCATTACCATACCGGCCACAACACCTGGTGGTGGCAGCGATATGGCACCACCACCGTCTGACGTGAAACGTGGCCGTGGGCGTCCGCGTAAACAACGCGACACAGTGGAGGAGG GCTACAGCCTTAACG ATTTGCAATGTTCAACGGATGATGAGGAGTTTCAGGAAGTATCAGAGGATGAGAACAACGCCGCCAGCATACTTGATCAAGGCGAACGCATACAACCGAACGACAGTGGCATGGACACTGTTGGCGCTATGGGCTTGGATCAGATTGATGTGTCGCATATAAAAACCGAGATGAAGATAGAGCCACCGCAGCTCGCTAACG AGGAAGAAGGTGCAGAGCAACAGTGCGAGGATGACAGCCAACAGGCCGCAGAGGCGATGGTACAATTGAGTGGCGTGGGCTTCTACACTCAACAGCAGCAAG ATGACTCAATGGATTTGGATCCCAACTATGATCCATCAGATTTCTTAAATTTCGGCAATCGTCCCGCCCATAATAATGCTAGTGATGACATGCAATCAACGCAAAATCATATGCAATATAGTAAGGAGGATGATGAAGCGCAAGCACACTTCCAAATGGACGCCAATATGTCTGATGGTGCAATGCCAGCTGAAATGTCGTCTATGCCGCAGATGCCACTAATTATGCCAAGTAATGATAACGTTGGCATAGATGAAGACTTGGCTATTTCAGAGAGTGACGAGGAAGATGGTGGTGGCGATGACAATGTTGCTGATGTCTCTATGAAACGTGAAGTGTTCAATGATAGTGGTGAAATGGCTAATGACGGCATTGGTGCCAATCTACAAAATAGCATGAATGAGCCACAGGCTAACGAAGGTCAAATGAATATGGAAACGGCTAAACCCGAACATCATCAAGACGATAATGATGACGATGACTGGTTGcacttctaa